The Tenebrio molitor chromosome 5, icTenMoli1.1, whole genome shotgun sequence genome segment AAAAAACAACTCCATAAAGTACTACTTTATGGAGTTGTTgcgtaaattattatcaataataataataaataatatcaaaattcCATAGTTACTTTGACGCTTTGCTTTGACGGTACCAGTTTCAGCGATAATATCGTGTTGTagtattttttcaaacaaaactAAACTTGTTTTCAAAAGTGGAACCTCGATAAGTCGAACTAGCATCTGCCACAAAAACAATTCGAGTTATCGCGACTTCGAGTTACCAAAcaaacaccaaaaatttgtagaaatcaaatgttttattaataaaattacatgGTTAATTATTTTCGCTGGAAATAGTTTGTAATTAGACTTTGACGTTTGTTGCCGCATTCTTCAACAAAAGCTTGTAACAAGTTTAAATGTCTATAAGTctcatttggtgtattttCAACAGAATTATACATAAAAAGACGAAATGTTTCTAATGCATCTAGAGCCATTGATGTTGTTTGTTATTTGTGCAGGTTTCGCCAGCATTTTCCACTAACTTAACAATTTCAGCTTTTTTCTTTAGAATTGTTGATACTGTGCTGGCTGGAATATTAAATTTGGCGGCTACATCTTTTTTTCGTATTTCACTCTCGACGTCTTTTAGAAGTTTATATTTATCATTAATTGTTAAGGTTTTTAAAACTCGTTTTGGAGGCATTTTgactaataaaataaactcaACTACGTAGGTATACAACCATCAACAGTAAATTTATAACTGAAACTGAACGGTGGAAAGACTAAACACTGAATTCGCAAAATGCAATCATTGCTTTTCTTGGAAAATTCGACTTATCGAGATCTGATGCCGCAGAAATAATTTGAGATATTAAGGATTTCGAGTTATCGAATAAGTTTTACATGGATTTGGTTTGACTTATTGAAAATTCGTTTTATCGAGGTTCAACTGTAGGTATCTTTGTAAAATCTCTTCTGGAGAACTTTTCAAGTTTCACTACTTTGGTATTTTGAAATGAATTGGTTTGGTTCCCTCCCTTACAAATTATGTCAcctaaaacaaaattaacaaaatgcATGGTAAATGATagaattctttatttttttaaccattaTGCATgtacaggtgtctcaaaatttgcgaattccgaattcagagcgtggtaagGAAGGAcgcagtggagctcgaaaaatccTTCATAtacacagtgacaaaatactattctagctacgttgccgttccatttctaagaaaaatttaaaaaaattaagatttttttacccCAAAATAAAGCTattcttgaaaaaaatgttttacgttattattttccacaatcatctacaccataaataacaagaaacactgaacttttcagcctgtatttgaagaaaacgcagttcAAAAAGTGCACcctcagaccaatgtatctttgggGGGCagtcctaattttttttaatttccatatttggactaccgAAGTGATCCCTACAACGCTccgaattcggaattcgcgaattttgggaaaccctgtataataccaAGTGACTATAAAATGTTGTGACCGTTTTTGATAGGTTAAtagtatttttgaaatattgctttAGCACAGTTGATGTTTAAATCCAGATAGACGtgcaaaatagtatattaaagaacgagttttataagggttgaatTGGCGTacgagtcccaggtgtagaaaacgacccgttttctatgggacgagtgcgccaatatccttataaaaccagttttttatgttatttttcagaatttgcacccatgttttaatttttcaataacttttttttttcaaattctagcgaatttcgtattaattggtaattcaaggtaacggatgcaactacaccTGTTAAAAAgaagagtttgaacattaatattggaagttttttggtgtaatacactgaaatattgataaaaatttcattaaagtatagtgtacttttataaagccataaacgactcctacTGACTGACGTTTATAGACGTATTAtaaacgcaaattctaaaaataattattttgacatttattgttGATTAACCCTGCGTTACACGGGTGCATTGCTAGTCACACGAACACACGGGTTGGGTCTGAGAGACccaaaattgaataattttttttttgcaaattagaTCATTGTTGTTAAGTTCTGTTGCTGTTATGTTGTCCGTTAGTGTGTTTGTTTTTCGCATAtccatttaattattacaaattttaatttaaaattatgcttTGCGATTGGTTCTTAAAACACTGCATTTTTGGCatatatttgtttattttttagtaacacgatattgcttcttttcgtcatagatacagattgtgaaaaacgactcatatctcccttgggatttgtcaaattttttcgccctccacattgttgacaacaaactcatgagaacgaaactatagcaaccacatattcacgcaatcttccctgctaaatatttttaataaaattttaacttttaagtacagagactaaaaaataaaatattgtatgcaccacgggagatattcatgtttttcccctCGGTTGACTTATAATTCCTCGGGCCAAAGGCCCTCGGATTATAACCACCTCAATCTTAGGGAAAAATCatgttcatatctcccttaatgcataaatatctattatttACGTTTAATTctaaacaaacattttgtgatatagtgttattaatttttttcattagataaTATATGACACCCTTCTCTGAAGTcataaacaaacatttttacagaaatacaaaaatttcaaaaatcactGCGAAAATTATCCAcgcaaacaaaacaaaacaccaGGGTGTGTTCTAATCATAACCCAGCCCTtcacaatttacaaaaaacttTACTTTACAATCTTTGCATTGCTTACAGCGTCTTAGACTATTTGCAGGTGGTTCCGGGCGCTATTCCTCCGGAAGTCCGATCAAACACATTGCTGATTCTCGAATGCTTCGTTTTAGGTGTAGATCATTCCCTGTTTATATGTCTTAATTGAGGCTATCGTCTTGTGTTTATTACttgttatttgttgttttgtttgctatttattttttttatttcagaatttaagaataaaaaggTACGCGATGACACGGGTTGGGTCTCACAGACCCAAATGCCCTCCAGACCAAAAACGGATcaggaattattttaattaattcctaCAATCTAAAATACACCAAAAGTTGAGAAGGTACTGAAGAGCCCaattaaattacttaaaaCATAACGAAAATATAGCTTATTTTTACATGGTCTGGGTCTCACAGACCCAACCCGTGTGACGGAGGGTTTTAAGAGCCGTTTGAACCGTCGTAGTTTAAGATTAAGAAGAGCTTAAAACCttatttacaattattaaaatcatagcaacaattgtttttaagcttggtttaaaaatatgtagcgTCGGTGCAAACGGCTATCAGTTTCTAAAATAAGCGCATATGCCTAGGTCTATTGTTAAACACGGAATTGAATCAGAATGACCAACATTTGCATTGACTATACGCATGAAAAAACGTCACAACCTTTTATGGTCACTTGGTAGTTTTAAATCCTGTTTCGTTACTCCATCGTTGTTACATTGAAGAATTCGATTGTGCTTAAAGTTCTCTATTATattcatgaattaaattacAGCTTTactataatatatttttataaaagacCATCACTGCTTATTTAAAACTGAGGTTCCACAAATGCAAAAAGTTCAAAATCTGTTTTTGACGATAGAATAAGTAAGACTTTAATAcctactaataataataattcgcGAGAAAATTATCTGCTTttcgtaaaaattaaataattttaaattaagtttcactaaattcaaatattaaatatgaCGAACAAATTACTCTACTTATAATCCATCTACTTGAAGAGAAGAAAATGGCACTTTTATCTAGAAAACGTACAAAAAGCATGTACATATATTGAAGAAGCTTTTTCCTATTTGAAATCTAAgtaaaaattatcattttcaaGTTTTACATTCATATTGGATGATGTTATTACAAGGTACCTATcggtttttataaaaataatgtgacaTGGCATTTTATGcttcaataaaaaaagatatttGTCAACTATTTATACCATACTATTCAAACCGTTGCGATAACACTTGTCTTGATCTTCAACTTTGTTAGTTACATCAACAAAATCCTTTAGAATTTACTATCCTGCGAATGTAATACAAGTTTCTTGCTTTACTGTGGTATAACATAACATCGTTACTTCCAACAAAAACATgtcaaatacaaattttattttgtttaaaacttGATGTACCTCCAGAACGTTTGGGAGCACTCCAGAGAAGAGTCGAATATTGCTGAAAATACGGTATAGACATTCTGAAAGAAGTCATAACTAATAGAAACTTTTGTTAACCCCACAAAATTGTAACGTACTATAAATTTGGATCTAATTTCTTCGAAGATTAGATTAGATTAGATTCAGAAGACTTTCTGAAATTATGTTTTTGAGTTCGTGCTTGATCAACAAACgttgttgaaaattttctgttgaaaGTCAAGTCTACACCCACTTTGTTTCAATTTATACAATTGTTGTGCTATAGTTCTATAGTTCTAATGTAGGTACTCGTCTTACCATAATTAATGAATATGTGCAGGTTTTATTTAATATACATATTCCaactttatttacaattaatgTGCAATTtctagtttaatttttttaatatactcgtatttgCTTTATAAATTTACTGCTGAGCAAATGGTGTCTTgctattgttattaaatttcacATAACTGCAGTAATTTTAACATTAGGTGCGTTCTTCCGCTGCATAAAATAAATCTACtgaatttctcaacttacaacgatatgcaaaaaatagcgTGTACGTTACGAAAGTgtctttttttcactcatttgcttgattaactcgagctacgccctcgttaatcaaactgcacattcatgaaaaaaagtatgactttcataactagttgtacaaataactattccgAAATAACTCAGtgggatttttatttagattacCATCACCAATGCTTTGATTTAAATGGGGAGCACATTAGGTatacatttttgaagtgaaactttttatgggaggggtttgaaattctgatcggcaacctttttgtgtgacgaaaagtggtgtctcgcacaacggttgcgccaatatttccatctcacttaatttggagtctatgtaagttaatctgtttgacacgatacaaacatcccttaaaattgtgtatgcttctgtctttgtcacactcgcgggatttatcgataatgtcctctgttttaatttggaggcttaaaaatgaacaatgagttatgcatttcgatattgtttagtgttatcgttaaaatatacaattttgttgtaaatatgcCTAAGTCAGGCGCAGAAAGAACAAGAGCGTGGCCTGAGAGAAAACGTACAAGTGAAGTGACAGTTCAGAATGTGAAAAGAAAACGTGCGAGTGAAGTGACAGTtcagaatgtgaaaaaaacggtgtaaataataaagacaatGAACTAGCAACTAGCACCTCGGCTCAGCCACCTCCTCTTGCACCTAtcagtgataatttacaatattctgATTTCCCTCTTCcttgtaatacaaaagtttcacttctatcgtgcgtctttacgacacactctcttttttttcttcttttcaaaaatgaaatgtatCTTATTAGATCGATTAATACTCACTCAAACAGGTTGCTCCCAAAATTCAAAGGTAAATCGGGGCTGGTTTTTGCGCCAAGTACGTAGTATCTACATTTCTTTCCtgcatttacaaaattttttatagtaGGTGAATGTTATTCTAACAGAAATTTTACGATAAAAATCTAAAAGTTGATCATTTTGCCAATCTAATAATCAAATGCGTCTGACACTTGAAGATGtaattcattttcaactttctcaaattaaaagatattttcagtaatcttattcatttcttaaataattgcaaattatcggaAAAAGTAGTTTCACATGAGATGGACGTAGTGAATCAAGGTACAAAAAGAAAgctttacaaataaataatttattgtctcCAAGAAGGGTAATCACTGTATATTTATATATAACCTTCAGTGGGTGTTTTGAACACCTAACAACTATATAATAATAACATGAATTCACTTGTACATTAGCTATTTCAATTGCAACTGAAGACATAGTCCCTTAAAAGATATGAATAGAGGCTTATGCTTATGTATGTACCTACAAAATTCtgataaaagaaaaatcataCACTACTGCTTTGGCATAACAATATGTTATTTCATATGATACAACTTAAACCTATAAAAAATATccataaatctttactttatACAAAACAAAGCTTAAAAacttagtaatttttacattcataGTTAATAATGCAATCAACATATCGCGATTATGCGTCGCTTTGCGAAAATCTACAGATATATAGTAACAAATACGCGTATACAGGAGGACTGGCCCAGATTTTAACACTTAAAATCACCTGTCTTGTGCCACTAACACTACCAGTTAACATCTTTTACAGTACTGAAGTTTCCGTCGCCCTTGTGgagttgttgttgttgttggcaGAGGCCGCCGTGATTTCACCTGCGTGACTCGAACAGTAGAACTTCTTGTGCGCGATGAAAGTCGAATAGTAGTTAAAAGAGATATCACAAGACTTGCAGTACTTCGGCCCGGCTTTCGACGCCTCCTGTAGGATTTCATCCTCTTGTTCTGCTTTCGCTTTCGCATCTCCCTCCGATACTTTGTCCTTCGGTGACTCGTCCCCGGATGCTATGATGACCTCGGGCTCGATGGCCTCTTTCTTGATGACGATGTCGTCGTCGTCTAGTGAGGGCATCGATCGTGTGGTGGCTTTATCCGACGAACCGTTCACCGTGACTTCTTCGGCTTCTCGGGGACTGTGAGCGATTTTGGCATGTCTCAAGACGTTTGCTTTGTAGGGGGAGCTGTACATACATTGGGTGCAACGGTGCAAGGAATCTACACGCTCCTCCGAGCTAGGAGACACCGCCCGATCGTCGATCACGCCGGGGGCACTCGTCGCTGGCGACACGTGTACTTCCATGTTTGCACCATCGTCGTCCAAGATGTAGGTTATGTACTTCTCCTCCTGCAACAACCACAACAACACAACTTAATAACAACTCTTCCAAGACCAACAAAATCAAACTATTGAGACAGGTTCAATCGAAAACTTTACCTGAAGATCTGGGGATCGCTTGTCGAAGTGCATCCGAATGTGGGTCCGCATTCCCCTCAAAGTGTTGCCCTTGTATTTGCATATGGTGCACCTGTAGGCTTTGACTCCCGTGTGCGACTCCATGTGACGCTGAGCGGCACTGGCCGTCGGACTGATCACGTCACAGCAAGGACATTTCCAACCTGACAAGGTCCCGGAAGGTATACACTGATGTCCTGGTTCGGCGATGCCTCTGCATTTGCCGCACCTTCTCACATCCATTTCCCCTCGCTTCAAGCAGTAGTAAGCTTGATGCGCGTTGAGATTATCTAAAGAAGTGAATTTGATCCCGCAAGCTAGACAGATCAGCTGCTGGTACTGCCCCGCTGGACTGGTGGTACCCGCACTTCGCGGACTGATGGGAGGACTGCCTGAAGTCTTCGATCCGTCATCTTCCTGAGTCCTCGCCGAGCAGTAGTGCTTCTTGTGAACGACGTAGTTCTCGTGTTTGCAGAATACTATGTTGCACTCCTTGCACTTGGAAACTCCTTGCTTCACCAAAACTTGAGGAGTCACGGGAGGTAGTGTCGGAAGCTCGGCTAGTCTCATTTGGACCTCTGGAGGAAACAGCGAGAGCGAGCCGGCTCTCATCAGAAGCGGATGCAGAGATGGAGGAATTTCGAAAAGATTGGGATTAGCATCTGGACTAGTTCTGGAACGTTCGTTTGTTGAATTTGATTTTGGCGTGGACCTGGACAGTCTGGGACTGTTACTTCTGGATGTCTCTAGTTCGTGCTTGCGTTTGGGGGAGATACTCAAAACTGGTGAGGTCCCAGTTTGCGATGCCGGAGTCGAAGGAGGCGATCCGCGGATAGATGGTACACACTCGATTTTTTCAGGACTTGGAGACCGATGCTTCAGGTTTTCTTTTTCGTGTTCGTCGCCGAGGTCAATTACCAAGTTGTTCAGTTCGGGAGACTTTCTTATGCTGAGATCCAGCGGAGCCGACGAAGTTTCCCTGTTGATTGAATTGTCCTTGGGTTTGTTGACCGATTTCAAAACTTCTGTTTGTTGAGGAGGAGGATTAGGATTGATTGCTTGCGTCATCGGTTGAAGAGTTCCGTTGGGTAGAAGAAAACATGGAGTGTCCGGGTTTGGCAGACCGGCTGCTGACGGTAAAAGACCAGGAAGAACGCTAGCACTACGAAAGAGGGAATATGGCACAATTATGATCGGATTGGTCGGCAACGCCAGGAAAGGTTGCTGCGGAGGAATCTGACTGGCAGGCGATGGAGGTGTTCGACAAGTGGTGTCAACTGGCGACGTCGGAGACGAACCCGAGGTGCAACTCGACGTGGTCTTCGACGCGATGTTCACCGAACCCTTCATCACGTGTCTAGAATTGCAGTAGTGCATCTTGTGCGCTCTGTAAGTTTTTTGCGAACTGAAGCGTATGTCGCATTCGGCGCAATAACGATCTTGACTATCATTGGAAGCATCTCCGTTGGGCATTGTGGTTGTGGCGACGTTGACTGGACTAGGTGAGACGGTGTGCATCCTCATGTGTCTGTTGAGGCTGACTTTTTTGTCTGCACTGTAGGTGCAATGTGTGCAAGTGTACTGCTTCCCGGTGCGGATATTTTTGGTTGAAGGCTCAGAAGGATCTTGATCGGATTGACTCCCGCTCGGTTCAATTCCTCCAACAGACTTGGCATCGTCGTCTACCGGTTTGTTCGCTCTATGCGAACAGTAGTAGGTCTGGTGCGCTTCCAAAGTGCTCAAAGAGGAGAAACGGATGCCGCAAGGTGGACAGATGAAGAGTGGAACGCTGGGTTGTCTTGCGACTTCTGGTGTTTCGTTCGGCCTGGTTTCGGTCAGGTTGGGTAAAAAGAAGCCTCTGGAAGCGAGAGCGTTCTGGATGGCTGACGGTAGTGCCGCTAGGTACTCGCTGGGCGACTGACTGGTCTCTATTTCGGTCTTGAGACTAGGAATGGAAATGTGCTGCGACTGGAGTGCTGGATCTGTGGCTAGATTCGCCTTGAGTCTGATTCGCGGCGGCGACGAATCGGCTTCCGTTTTGATTGTGGTACTCTTCGGATCGTCATCGTCTGACTTGTCGGGGGTCTTGCTTTTGGCCGGAGGTGTGGCGGAAGAACGTTTGTCCGTCGAGTTGGTCGTGGCAGTCGTGTTTTCATCCGTATTGTTCGCCCATTCTTCCTCCCCTGGAACAAAATGCAAATGTTAACGGACGAGTGTCGTCGTCTTACCAGGAAACATGAGAAGAGATAGCATCAGGAGCGAGTACTTGATACTCGGAGGtgataagtaataaaatactGCTCGGCCGGCTTAAGTTATTGCCGGTCTCCGATAGATGGGAACGGGAGAACAGGTTGGTACAAATGCATCAGTGATAAGAGCGAGCAGTACACGGGTCGCGCATGTCGCAGCCCTCTTCTAATGAAGCAGTCCGTCAGGGCAGCCCACGCAAGGTGTACAACCGCACATGCATCACTCCACCACCGACCACTAACGACTCTAATCCCGAAAAACCCATCTCGCCGATTGAATCTACCCGAACCTCCCAGGAGTTTctattgttgtcaatttggaAACAATGGCAATAACACGAGGCAAAAATGCCGATAGCGCCCGAGATTAAAAGATATTAGGAATTAATAAGACTCTGGATGGGAATTCTCGCGAACGATAACAATCTTTAATTAGAGTTCGGAATGTGTAGCCGAAGAGATTGGGATCTGTATAGGTGGTATGGGCAGGGATGGCTCCAATCTCTCTCTGTGTGTACGTACAAGTGTAGTGCGTATGTGTGTGAACTGTCGATAACATCGAAAACTGTTATTAATTACATGGCCCCCGGCTTGAACCAATATGTACAGAGCCGCCGTACGCAACAAACTGCATTAACCGGTGTCAATCAAGAGTGTCGCCGTAATGTGGCCTGTTTCTCGTTAGTACCGTTTTACAACTTGTTAAGTGTCTCCTTGTTTGCGTCAGCCAATTGACTGACACCACTTGAATACTGATGCAGATTTTAGAACTAAATACCAGTACACGCACAAAACAGCAAGCACCTTGCCCCTCCAAATCAGAACCAGTACCAGCTTAACTTCAGTCCAATCACTTTGCAAACCTCTACTTTTTTGTATTGACTTTTGGGATCTACGCAAGGGTCATCCTCGAGACCTCTGACTTTTCTATGCCATCTAGATCTTAAAACTTTAGGCTCAAGGTTTGTTTTTGCACcactataaaaaaaagttatggctTTTAATCAATATTATGCGTCTAAAGCGGTCATTTTTTCACAGCGTGAAATAAGGTACGAGGTTATTACAAATGTTTATTTCATGGTATTTCGCTGTGATTTATGATTTGCCGCCTTTTATagatttgcaaatttggtATTTGACAGCTCACACTTAATCCTGAAGTTTTCAGTGtctattatttttcaaagtgtTAATTAAATCTTTCTGAATTAGAAGGTAGCGATAGAGGTTTTCACGACTGCCTTGTGCAAGATATTGGTAACTGTTACTGTAGTAACTCGTCAATCTGCGAGTAAAAAGACaaataacgcaaaaagtgaggttacattaaaacagctgatccgtgatgcgttcacaattgacttttcaacgcctacttcccTACTTTGagcataaatttaaatgaacaccagaacacccgatattataGTAGGTACCTACTATAGACAATCTTCTAGTATTGGTAAGATGTTTATGTTGGTTCGTTTATTATCCtggtaaaaaaatctttgtggttttgaaatgaataaaaagatGATTCGatcaaaatgtttgttttgtttaatattttgaGGGACGAACAGGTAGGTCACTGGTCTTGAAACGGCCGAGAGCGTCACTATCGACCATCACTTATCACGTTATCTGTTCCAGACTAATGCAAGTCTAggaattcattttaaaaatagagcCCCCGGGTACAAACAAGGAGCAACAAACCTCCGATAATTAGAAAGAAGATAGCACAAAACCGCCGATAAAACGGATAA includes the following:
- the ush gene encoding zinc finger protein ush isoform X2, which produces MLVETYGQWQTGPTKLLMNRYLGSGSYKRARIRKNGEEEWANNTDENTTATTNSTDKRSSATPPAKSKTPDKSDDDDPKSTTIKTEADSSPPRIRLKANLATDPALQSQHISIPSLKTEIETSQSPSEYLAALPSAIQNALASRGFFLPNLTETRPNETPEVARQPSVPLFICPPCGIRFSSLSTLEAHQTYYCSHRANKPVDDDAKSVGGIEPSGSQSDQDPSEPSTKNIRTGKQYTCTHCTYSADKKVSLNRHMRMHTVSPSPVNVATTTMPNGDASNDSQDRYCAECDIRFSSQKTYRAHKMHYCNSRHVMKGSVNIASKTTSSCTSGSSPTSPVDTTCRTPPSPASQIPPQQPFLALPTNPIIIVPYSLFRSASVLPGLLPSAAGLPNPDTPCFLLPNGTLQPMTQAINPNPPPQQTEVLKSVNKPKDNSINRETSSAPLDLSIRKSPELNNLVIDLGDEHEKENLKHRSPSPEKIECVPSIRGSPPSTPASQTGTSPVLSISPKRKHELETSRSNSPRLSRSTPKSNSTNERSRTSPDANPNLFEIPPSLHPLLMRAGSLSLFPPEVQMRLAELPTLPPVTPQVLVKQGVSKCKECNIVFCKHENYVVHKKHYCSARTQEDDGSKTSGSPPISPRSAGTTSPAGQYQQLICLACGIKFTSLDNLNAHQAYYCLKRGEMDVRRCGKCRGIAEPGHQCIPSGTLSGWKCPCCDVISPTASAAQRHMESHTGVKAYRCTICKYKGNTLRGMRTHIRMHFDKRSPDLQEEKYITYILDDDGANMEVHVSPATSAPGVIDDRAVSPSSEERVDSLHRCTQCMYSSPYKANVLRHAKIAHSPREAEEVTVNGSSDKATTRSMPSLDDDDIVIKKEAIEPEVIIASGDESPKDKVSEGDAKAKAEQEDEILQEASKAGPKYCKSCDISFNYYSTFIAHKKFYCSSHAGEITAASANNNNNSTRATETSVL